One stretch of Halapricum desulfuricans DNA includes these proteins:
- a CDS encoding PKD domain-containing protein, whose protein sequence is MARTDATVGSLPVTRTSLLVAALVASTALLVSTGAVPFSDGTDEISEVDIEMSPADGPNGKYAVITENGEIALLLSDDNPDLDGSGIAEDSRTPIHRVFTITNNGTEPARVWIEDDADDVRFYRNDDPGDGLEGPGNELELGPDETVQIGLLVDTRGDHDVADVSQFTVHAEQGTPTPTPEDDDGTDGESDGSDGTDGVDENDGTDGESGDSDGTDGNGSTGEETTPPSVSRFDAANPADQNVSVRFDSDEELSSINVTLRGPENVTLTEADFAYDAANGTYTATHDGSSDGTYTATLQAAADAAGNDGAAGQSDQVTVDTTGPAVTVIEPTNGADYNDSDVALTVSADEPISNWSYSVDGAASQSFSPNATLTGLSEGRHSVTVYAEDDAGNVGSDTVEFAVDTTTPTIPDDSFTATNPAGQNVAVTFNSTERLWRVNVTLRGPENVTLTDFRTESVNGTYTYAATYDGSSDGTYTATLHTAADAVGNDGALGQNDTVEVDTAGDDGGDGGDVAEIGGFEVTTLLGVFLPLALLLFLLAMYRRRNDEE, encoded by the coding sequence GTGGCTCGTACCGACGCCACCGTCGGCAGTCTGCCCGTGACTCGAACGTCGCTCCTCGTCGCCGCGCTCGTCGCCTCGACAGCCCTGCTGGTCTCGACCGGAGCGGTCCCGTTCTCGGACGGCACTGACGAGATCTCCGAGGTCGATATCGAGATGTCGCCGGCCGACGGCCCCAACGGAAAGTACGCCGTCATTACCGAGAACGGGGAGATTGCGCTGCTGCTGAGCGACGACAATCCTGACCTCGACGGCAGCGGGATCGCCGAAGACAGCCGCACGCCGATCCATCGCGTCTTCACGATCACGAACAACGGCACCGAACCCGCACGCGTCTGGATCGAAGACGACGCCGACGACGTCCGATTTTACCGGAACGACGACCCCGGTGACGGCCTCGAAGGCCCCGGCAACGAGCTCGAGCTCGGGCCGGACGAGACGGTCCAGATCGGCTTGCTCGTCGACACCCGCGGCGACCACGACGTCGCGGACGTCTCGCAGTTCACCGTCCACGCCGAGCAGGGCACGCCGACTCCGACGCCAGAAGACGATGACGGCACTGACGGAGAAAGCGACGGCAGCGACGGGACTGATGGAGTCGATGAGAATGACGGTACTGACGGAGAGAGTGGTGACAGCGACGGGACTGACGGCAACGGGAGTACCGGCGAGGAGACGACCCCACCGTCCGTCTCTCGCTTCGACGCGGCGAACCCGGCCGATCAGAACGTCTCGGTCCGTTTCGACAGCGACGAGGAGCTGTCGAGCATCAACGTCACGCTCCGCGGTCCGGAGAACGTCACCCTCACCGAGGCGGACTTCGCCTACGACGCGGCGAACGGCACCTACACCGCGACACACGACGGCAGCAGCGACGGGACCTATACGGCGACGCTGCAGGCCGCGGCGGACGCCGCCGGCAACGACGGTGCAGCCGGCCAGTCCGATCAGGTGACGGTCGACACGACCGGACCGGCGGTGACGGTCATCGAACCGACGAACGGAGCGGACTACAACGACAGCGACGTGGCGCTCACCGTCAGCGCCGACGAGCCGATCAGTAACTGGAGTTACAGCGTGGACGGCGCTGCCAGCCAGTCGTTCAGTCCGAACGCGACACTGACTGGGCTCTCTGAGGGGCGACACAGCGTGACTGTCTACGCCGAAGACGACGCGGGCAACGTCGGATCGGACACGGTGGAGTTCGCTGTCGACACCACGACGCCGACGATTCCGGACGACTCGTTCACCGCGACGAACCCGGCGGGTCAGAACGTCGCGGTGACGTTCAACAGCACCGAGCGACTGTGGCGTGTCAACGTTACGCTTCGCGGTCCGGAAAACGTCACTCTCACTGACTTCAGGACCGAGTCGGTGAACGGCACGTACACCTACGCCGCCACGTACGACGGCAGCAGCGACGGGACCTACACGGCGACGTTGCACACGGCCGCGGACGCTGTCGGGAACGACGGTGCCCTCGGTCAAAACGACACCGTCGAAGTCGACACGGCAGGCGACGACGGCGGTGATGGCGGAGACGTGGCGGAGATCGGTGGCTTCGAAGTGACGACGTTGCTCGGGGTCTTCCTGCCGCTCGCGCTGTTGCTGTTCTTGCTGGCGATGTACCGGCGGCGAAACGACGAGGAGTGA
- a CDS encoding 30S ribosomal protein S8e, with product MKFQGRSTRKRTGGRRRHSRNKRKYELGDEPTETELDEPSLKTIDARGNTTKVRALSTDVASVADGGEVVEADIENVVENPANPNYIRRNIITKGAVIETSQGEARVTSRPGQDGQVNAVLLE from the coding sequence ATGAAATTCCAGGGCCGTTCGACACGCAAGCGAACCGGTGGTCGACGCCGCCATTCCCGAAACAAGCGCAAGTACGAACTCGGCGACGAGCCGACCGAGACCGAACTCGACGAGCCGTCGCTGAAGACGATCGACGCCCGCGGCAACACGACGAAGGTGCGGGCGCTCAGCACGGACGTCGCCAGCGTCGCCGACGGCGGCGAAGTCGTCGAAGCGGATATCGAGAACGTCGTCGAGAACCCCGCCAACCCCAACTACATCCGTCGAAACATCATCACGAAAGGCGCAGTGATCGAAACCTCCCAGGGCGAGGCGCGCGTCACCTCTCGCCCCGGCCAGGACGGACAGGTCAACGCCGTCCTGCTCGAGTGA
- a CDS encoding DUF790 family protein, giving the protein MLTKELLRVSRAGGGYRPQFVGDDHRELAARVIGIYQGHVGKRREQLESALTDLERDAPDFKLVRGFAKLLEREATFETRAPLPPERARRVAFEAAERVGVVTESDRERALAVAADRLAVDPGDLDESLYADLEDRQVLTDVSARYDPESLCRQYDLSLAQTALFDATEVRIESDDPKAVISAVKRLRLMYEIERTGDGREVVVTGPTAPFQRTRRYGTRFARLLRSVAKTAEWRLVATIDDDGTDRRLVLTGADVTVPDHEPVTEVTFDSGVEADFATRFEALDLDWDLVREPEPLAAGAHVVIPDFAFDYRYADFRVYFEIMGFWTPEYVAKKLDRLADLEDVELLVAVDRSLGVGEIEDIDQLTESGDASAEIEARDHRAIPYSGTVRVKDVRDALRRYEDELVAESVAELPEKLVPEEDVTTLAAVAEEHGVSEDAIEARSLPEHERLGRTLVRPGVLDSLAGEIEAGMDLGDVESVLETHGIDDASAILSRLGYRVEWDGLSGGTVRER; this is encoded by the coding sequence GTGCTGACGAAGGAGCTGCTTCGCGTCTCCCGGGCCGGCGGCGGCTACCGCCCGCAGTTCGTCGGCGACGACCACCGCGAGCTCGCGGCCCGCGTTATCGGGATCTATCAGGGCCACGTCGGCAAGCGGCGCGAACAACTCGAGAGCGCGCTGACCGACCTCGAGCGCGACGCGCCCGACTTCAAGCTCGTCCGCGGGTTCGCCAAACTGCTGGAGCGGGAGGCGACCTTCGAGACGCGGGCACCGCTGCCGCCGGAGCGGGCCCGCCGTGTCGCCTTCGAGGCGGCCGAACGCGTCGGCGTCGTCACCGAGTCCGATCGCGAGCGCGCGCTCGCTGTCGCGGCCGATCGACTGGCCGTCGATCCGGGTGATCTCGACGAGTCGCTGTACGCCGATCTCGAGGACAGACAGGTTCTGACCGACGTTTCCGCGCGGTACGACCCCGAGTCGCTGTGTCGACAGTACGACCTCTCGCTGGCCCAGACTGCGCTGTTCGACGCTACTGAAGTCCGGATCGAGAGCGACGATCCGAAGGCCGTGATCTCGGCGGTCAAGCGCCTTCGGCTCATGTACGAGATCGAGCGCACCGGCGACGGGCGGGAGGTCGTCGTGACCGGACCGACGGCGCCCTTCCAGCGGACGCGCCGTTACGGCACGCGCTTCGCTCGCCTGCTCCGCAGCGTCGCGAAGACCGCCGAGTGGCGTCTCGTCGCGACGATCGACGACGACGGGACCGACCGCCGACTCGTCCTCACCGGAGCGGACGTGACCGTCCCCGACCACGAACCCGTCACGGAGGTGACCTTCGACAGCGGCGTCGAGGCCGACTTCGCGACCCGGTTCGAGGCGCTTGATCTCGACTGGGACCTCGTGCGCGAGCCCGAGCCGCTGGCCGCGGGCGCACACGTCGTGATCCCCGATTTCGCGTTCGACTACCGGTACGCCGACTTCCGGGTGTACTTCGAGATCATGGGCTTCTGGACGCCCGAGTACGTCGCGAAGAAGCTCGACCGGCTCGCGGATCTCGAAGACGTCGAGTTGCTGGTCGCGGTCGATCGGTCGCTGGGCGTCGGCGAGATCGAGGACATCGACCAGCTGACCGAAAGCGGCGACGCGAGCGCGGAGATCGAGGCCCGCGACCACCGCGCCATCCCCTACTCGGGGACGGTCCGGGTGAAGGACGTCAGGGACGCGCTGCGGCGCTACGAGGACGAACTGGTTGCAGAGAGCGTGGCCGAACTCCCCGAGAAGCTGGTCCCCGAGGAGGACGTGACGACGCTCGCCGCCGTCGCCGAGGAGCACGGCGTCAGCGAGGACGCGATCGAGGCCAGATCTCTCCCCGAGCACGAACGGCTCGGTCGGACGCTCGTCCGTCCCGGCGTGCTCGACTCGCTCGCCGGGGAGATCGAGGCGGGGATGGACCTCGGCGACGTGGAGTCCGTCCTCGAGACGCACGGGATCGACGACGCGAGCGCGATCCTCTCGCGCCTCGGCTATCGCGTCGAGTGGGACGGACTCAGCGGCGGAACGGTTCGAGAGCGTTAG
- a CDS encoding DUF7344 domain-containing protein, whose product MASKTEAVTASTDGQSVAGVGPDDGARGKDERDESPKTELSRDDAFEILSNRRRRFALHHLQHNGERAELGELSEHVAAWENDSGVQEISASERKRVYTSLQQFHLPKMDDKGVVEFDDREGVVELTPAAEQMDVYLEVVEDNDIPWSQYYLGLAAVNLGLLVAATAGTYPLRLVPDAGWGLFVVTTFLVSALVHTYYSRTEMRLGDSDNPPEVRE is encoded by the coding sequence ATGGCAAGCAAGACAGAGGCCGTTACGGCCTCGACAGATGGGCAATCCGTCGCCGGAGTGGGACCGGACGACGGCGCGCGGGGAAAGGACGAACGCGACGAGTCGCCGAAGACAGAGCTCTCTCGGGACGACGCGTTCGAGATACTCAGCAACCGTCGGCGTCGGTTCGCGTTGCACCACCTCCAACACAACGGCGAGCGCGCGGAGCTTGGCGAGCTCTCCGAGCACGTCGCCGCCTGGGAGAACGACAGCGGCGTCCAGGAGATCTCCGCCAGCGAGCGCAAGCGCGTCTACACCTCCCTCCAGCAGTTCCACCTCCCGAAGATGGACGACAAGGGCGTCGTCGAGTTCGACGACCGCGAGGGCGTGGTCGAACTCACGCCCGCCGCCGAACAGATGGACGTCTATCTCGAGGTCGTCGAGGACAACGACATTCCCTGGAGTCAGTATTACCTCGGGCTCGCAGCGGTAAACCTCGGGCTGCTCGTCGCCGCCACGGCCGGGACCTACCCCCTCCGGCTCGTTCCCGACGCCGGCTGGGGACTGTTCGTCGTGACGACCTTTCTCGTGTCCGCGCTCGTCCACACCTACTACAGTCGTACCGAGATGCGACTGGGAGACTCCGACAACCCGCCCGAAGTGAGGGAGTGA
- a CDS encoding DUF7512 family protein yields MLGIETLDGPVGAAALIGIVLLEAIVLYVGYGALEKLFGPRLARMLRGE; encoded by the coding sequence ATGCTCGGTATTGAGACGCTGGACGGTCCGGTGGGCGCGGCCGCGCTCATCGGGATCGTCCTGCTCGAGGCGATCGTCCTGTACGTGGGCTACGGGGCGCTCGAAAAGCTGTTCGGCCCGCGTCTCGCGCGCATGCTACGGGGTGAATGA
- a CDS encoding LamG domain-containing protein: MTVDVVGDANAFLRLAPCKNSDNGDYVANASNGAMAIDLADGDSGVAGSGVNPEAHSVFHNVFEICNQGTQPVCVDFAVDVPDIPSEADVPAQYDFGPDDPAVVFYRGSDRNTPVTVDQLDTGRPGAVALDVGECQCFGLEVRAFGFSSGRDLFENANLTIHADAGGDCIASVTDPVPQILGPTDGLIGYWPLDSVEDGTAEDIVGGNDGTVQNDVAATVGQVGDAASFDGHDDYVEIPPIQVSGSLTVAAWVKRKSNGRWQAATSQGNNSADTRNWWLGGRKNKDQVHWSIFDQSNNERVDSSPGSLQQDTFTHIVGTYDASSGEQKIYINGSQDTIESPGSFTPETSTDPGAIGAEIERDGNPSDLFDGSVDDVRVYDRALSASEVSDLYNATN; encoded by the coding sequence GTGACTGTCGATGTCGTCGGCGACGCCAACGCCTTCCTGCGCCTCGCGCCGTGCAAGAATAGTGACAACGGCGACTACGTCGCGAACGCCTCGAACGGTGCGATGGCTATCGACCTCGCGGATGGAGACAGCGGCGTTGCCGGCAGCGGCGTCAACCCCGAAGCACATTCCGTGTTCCACAACGTCTTCGAGATCTGCAATCAAGGAACGCAACCCGTCTGTGTGGATTTCGCTGTTGACGTTCCAGACATTCCTTCAGAGGCGGATGTACCTGCCCAGTACGATTTCGGTCCAGATGATCCGGCGGTCGTCTTCTACCGCGGCAGTGACAGAAACACGCCAGTCACTGTCGACCAACTCGACACCGGACGACCGGGAGCGGTCGCGCTCGATGTGGGCGAGTGCCAGTGCTTCGGCCTTGAGGTCCGGGCCTTCGGGTTCAGCTCCGGCAGAGACCTCTTCGAGAACGCAAACTTGACCATCCATGCCGATGCCGGCGGTGACTGTATCGCCAGCGTCACTGACCCGGTACCGCAGATTCTCGGACCGACTGACGGCCTGATCGGTTATTGGCCCCTGGACAGCGTCGAAGACGGGACTGCCGAGGACATCGTCGGAGGGAACGACGGGACGGTACAGAACGACGTGGCGGCCACTGTCGGACAGGTCGGCGATGCGGCGTCTTTCGATGGTCACGACGACTACGTCGAAATCCCGCCCATCCAGGTATCAGGGTCGCTAACCGTCGCAGCGTGGGTCAAGCGCAAGAGCAACGGTCGGTGGCAAGCGGCAACCTCTCAGGGCAATAACAGCGCTGACACACGGAATTGGTGGCTCGGGGGCCGCAAAAACAAAGATCAGGTCCATTGGTCGATTTTCGACCAGAGTAACAACGAGCGCGTGGACAGCTCCCCCGGTTCGCTTCAGCAGGATACGTTCACACACATCGTCGGGACGTACGATGCGAGCTCCGGTGAACAGAAAATATACATCAACGGGAGCCAGGACACGATAGAGTCTCCAGGGTCCTTTACTCCGGAGACAAGTACTGACCCAGGTGCGATCGGTGCCGAAATCGAACGAGACGGGAATCCTTCGGACCTCTTCGATGGATCAGTCGACGATGTCCGGGTTTACGACCGTGCGCTCTCGGCTTCGGAAGTGAGCGACCTCTATAATGCCACGAACTGA
- a CDS encoding inorganic phosphate transporter produces the protein MDFSTLGLFLLAGGASLFMAWVIGAGSSGATPFAPAVGANAISTMQAAFFVGVLGFLGAVLQGGNVTEAVGSGLIRGVSLTPPAVILALVTAAGLMAVGIATGYPIATAFTVTGAIVGAGLALGGLPAWSKYAEIGLMWTVAPLVNAGLAYGLASLLPRDDVPERWSVPGLAGLTGATVSLIGFAMLGPGETSRSIAATAAAFGPVESPTGALAVELSVIVLFALVSALVVRLWIGTDQERGLRRFLLVLGSLVAFSAGGSQVGLAVGPLVPLLDTVEVSLFAVLVGGAVGILVGSWTGAPRMIKSLAQDYASLGPRRSISALLPTFLFAQAAVALGVPISFNQAIVAAIIGSGAAVAGGDGVSRSKMGRTLGAWAGSFLLAFAIGFGTLSLL, from the coding sequence ATGGACTTCTCGACACTCGGACTCTTCTTGCTCGCCGGCGGCGCGAGCCTGTTCATGGCGTGGGTCATCGGCGCGGGTTCAAGCGGCGCGACCCCGTTCGCTCCCGCGGTCGGTGCCAACGCGATCTCGACGATGCAGGCCGCGTTCTTCGTCGGCGTCCTCGGGTTTCTCGGCGCGGTCCTGCAGGGCGGTAACGTCACCGAGGCGGTCGGCTCCGGACTGATCCGCGGGGTGTCGCTCACGCCGCCGGCGGTCATCCTCGCGCTCGTCACGGCGGCGGGACTGATGGCGGTCGGTATCGCGACGGGCTATCCGATCGCGACGGCCTTTACCGTCACTGGCGCGATCGTCGGTGCCGGACTGGCGCTGGGCGGACTGCCGGCGTGGTCGAAATACGCCGAGATCGGCCTGATGTGGACGGTCGCCCCGCTGGTCAACGCCGGCCTCGCCTACGGCCTCGCGAGCCTGCTCCCGCGAGACGACGTGCCCGAACGGTGGTCCGTCCCGGGGCTGGCCGGGTTGACGGGCGCGACGGTGTCGCTGATCGGGTTCGCCATGCTCGGCCCGGGCGAGACGAGTCGCTCGATCGCCGCGACGGCGGCGGCCTTCGGGCCGGTCGAGAGCCCGACCGGCGCTCTCGCGGTCGAGCTGTCCGTCATCGTGCTGTTCGCGCTCGTGTCCGCGCTGGTCGTCCGCCTCTGGATCGGGACCGATCAGGAGCGCGGACTCCGGCGGTTCCTGCTCGTGCTGGGCTCGCTGGTCGCCTTCTCGGCGGGGGGCAGTCAGGTCGGGCTGGCCGTCGGGCCGCTCGTCCCGTTGCTCGATACCGTCGAGGTCTCGCTGTTCGCGGTGCTCGTCGGCGGTGCAGTGGGCATCCTCGTCGGCTCGTGGACCGGCGCGCCGCGGATGATCAAGTCGCTCGCCCAGGACTACGCCTCGCTGGGGCCACGCCGGTCGATCTCCGCGCTCCTGCCGACGTTCCTGTTCGCGCAGGCCGCCGTCGCGCTGGGCGTCCCGATCTCGTTCAATCAGGCTATCGTGGCTGCGATCATCGGCAGCGGCGCGGCCGTCGCCGGCGGCGACGGGGTCAGTCGCTCGAAGATGGGGCGCACGCTCGGCGCCTGGGCCGGGTCGTTCCTGCTGGCGTTCGCGATCGGGTTCGGGACGCTCTCGTTGCTCTAA
- a CDS encoding MBL fold metallo-hydrolase has protein sequence MDADDFPTPEESVDTIAPDELRRRIEDGESVTILDARASGDFEEWHIEGEAVEIENVPYFEFLDDVDEDLLETVPAGDPLVVLCAKGGASEYVAGTLAAEGRDVVHLEDGMNGWASIYESVEVEGYDGPGTVLQYQRPSSGCLGYMVYGDDEAAVIDPLQAFTDRYLDDAAELGVELTYAFDTHIHADHVSGVRALDDEGVTGVIPEAAVDRGVTYADQLETAADGDTFAVGDVTIETLYTPGHTTGMTSYLVGESFLATGDGLFVESVARPDLEEGDDGAPDAARQLYETLQERVLELPDDVIVGGGHTSDAAEPAADGSYTAPLGDLREEMDALTYDESAFVETVLEDMPPRPANYEDIIATNLGQRETDEDEAFTLELGPNNCAASQGSMTGD, from the coding sequence ATGGACGCAGACGACTTCCCCACACCGGAGGAATCGGTCGACACGATCGCCCCCGACGAGCTCCGTCGTCGAATCGAGGACGGCGAGAGCGTGACGATCCTCGACGCCCGCGCGAGCGGGGACTTCGAGGAGTGGCACATCGAAGGCGAAGCCGTCGAGATCGAGAACGTGCCGTACTTCGAGTTCCTCGACGACGTCGACGAGGACCTGCTGGAGACTGTCCCGGCCGGCGACCCGCTGGTCGTGCTGTGTGCGAAAGGCGGCGCCAGCGAGTACGTCGCCGGGACGCTCGCCGCGGAGGGTCGTGACGTCGTGCACCTCGAAGACGGGATGAACGGCTGGGCGAGCATCTACGAGTCGGTCGAAGTCGAGGGGTACGACGGCCCCGGAACGGTCCTCCAGTACCAGCGCCCCTCCAGCGGCTGTCTCGGCTACATGGTCTACGGCGACGACGAAGCCGCCGTGATCGATCCGCTGCAGGCGTTCACCGACCGCTATCTCGACGACGCCGCCGAGCTCGGGGTCGAGCTGACCTACGCGTTCGATACCCACATCCACGCGGATCACGTCAGCGGCGTGCGCGCGCTCGACGACGAGGGCGTTACCGGCGTCATCCCCGAGGCAGCCGTCGACCGCGGCGTCACCTACGCCGACCAACTCGAGACGGCCGCGGACGGCGACACCTTCGCGGTCGGCGACGTGACGATCGAGACGCTGTACACGCCCGGCCACACCACCGGGATGACTTCCTATCTGGTCGGGGAGAGCTTCCTGGCGACCGGCGACGGCCTGTTCGTCGAGAGCGTCGCCCGCCCCGACCTCGAGGAGGGCGACGACGGCGCGCCCGACGCGGCCCGCCAGCTCTACGAGACCCTTCAGGAACGGGTCCTCGAACTGCCCGACGACGTGATCGTCGGCGGCGGGCACACCAGCGACGCGGCCGAACCGGCCGCCGACGGCTCCTATACCGCGCCACTGGGCGACCTGCGCGAGGAAATGGACGCACTCACCTACGACGAATCGGCGTTCGTCGAGACTGTCCTCGAGGACATGCCGCCCCGTCCCGCCAACTACGAGGACATCATTGCCACGAACCTCGGCCAGCGCGAGACCGACGAGGACGAGGCGTTCACCCTGGAACTCGGCCCGAACAACTGCGCCGCGAGCCAGGGCTCGATGACTGGCGACTGA
- a CDS encoding 2Fe-2S iron-sulfur cluster-binding protein has translation MSEYTVEFVGTGETVTVSEKETILDRCVEEGIAQEYSCRVGMCLACSAEIIEGEVTQPAARGLTEDEREEYALTCMARPQSDLKLRRGEYPPSIEDEATDGEAGEPAAADD, from the coding sequence ATGAGCGAGTACACCGTGGAGTTCGTGGGCACCGGCGAGACGGTCACAGTCTCCGAGAAGGAGACGATCCTCGACCGGTGTGTCGAGGAGGGGATCGCCCAGGAGTACTCCTGTCGCGTCGGGATGTGTCTGGCCTGTTCGGCCGAAATCATCGAAGGTGAGGTGACCCAGCCTGCCGCGCGCGGCCTCACCGAGGACGAACGCGAGGAGTACGCCCTGACCTGTATGGCCCGTCCCCAGTCTGACCTGAAACTCCGCCGCGGGGAGTACCCGCCCAGTATCGAAGACGAGGCGACCGACGGCGAAGCAGGCGAGCCGGCGGCCGCGGACGACTGA
- a CDS encoding signal peptidase I translates to MNWRGTATKAVGAVLALALVALVVGQLLGQPVLLSYVTTGSMEPTIGAGDGFVAVPSAVAGPIEEGDIVVFEAEEIQGGGLTTHRVVGETDRGFVTRGDANPFTDQDSGEPPVKREQVVAVAWQIGGEPVVIPHLGTVAEGVQGGVETLQFRLAGLLGTRSLLGTQGFGYLIFGLTVLLYAIDVFLSSDRRRDRARERDSGLSTRVVVGAMAASLVLAATAAMVAPAGSQSFEIVSSEFESERSDVIEAGTNESLQFTVGNGGQVPVYVYFEEGSENIDIDPDRFDVGGDELVNGTLTLTAPPETGAYRLFLTEHRYLALLPESQVRALYSVHPWLPIVVIDALIGVPFYLVGIVLVGTERVRRRDRDGPSAIDRLLARLR, encoded by the coding sequence ATGAACTGGCGGGGGACGGCCACGAAAGCCGTGGGTGCGGTGCTCGCACTCGCGCTCGTCGCGCTCGTCGTCGGCCAGCTGCTCGGCCAGCCCGTCCTGTTGAGTTACGTCACCACCGGGAGCATGGAGCCGACGATCGGTGCCGGTGACGGCTTCGTCGCGGTTCCGTCGGCGGTCGCGGGCCCGATCGAGGAGGGCGATATCGTCGTCTTCGAGGCCGAAGAGATTCAGGGGGGCGGGCTCACGACACACCGCGTCGTGGGTGAGACCGACCGCGGGTTCGTCACGCGAGGGGACGCCAACCCCTTCACTGACCAGGACAGCGGTGAGCCGCCGGTCAAGCGCGAGCAGGTCGTCGCCGTCGCCTGGCAGATCGGTGGCGAACCGGTCGTGATTCCACACCTGGGAACCGTCGCCGAAGGAGTCCAGGGGGGTGTCGAGACGCTCCAGTTCCGTCTGGCCGGCCTGCTGGGGACGCGCTCGCTGCTCGGCACGCAGGGGTTCGGCTATCTCATCTTCGGCCTGACGGTTCTCCTGTACGCGATCGACGTCTTCCTCAGCAGCGACCGGCGACGGGACCGGGCTCGCGAGCGCGACAGCGGACTCAGCACCCGCGTCGTGGTCGGCGCGATGGCGGCGTCGCTGGTGCTGGCGGCGACGGCTGCCATGGTCGCCCCGGCCGGGTCTCAGTCGTTCGAGATCGTCAGCTCCGAGTTCGAGTCCGAGCGCTCGGACGTCATCGAGGCTGGTACGAACGAGTCCTTGCAGTTCACAGTCGGTAACGGCGGGCAGGTGCCCGTCTACGTCTACTTCGAGGAAGGCAGCGAGAACATCGACATCGACCCGGATCGGTTCGACGTCGGCGGAGACGAGCTGGTCAACGGCACGCTCACGCTCACCGCGCCGCCAGAGACCGGTGCCTACCGACTGTTTCTGACCGAGCACAGGTACCTTGCGCTGCTGCCCGAATCCCAGGTTCGGGCCCTCTATTCGGTCCATCCGTGGCTACCGATCGTCGTCATCGACGCGCTGATCGGCGTCCCCTTCTACCTCGTCGGGATCGTCCTCGTCGGCACGGAACGGGTCCGGCGACGCGACAGAGACGGCCCATCGGCGATCGATCGGCTTCTCGCACGGTTGCGATAG
- a CDS encoding DUF2240 family protein, protein MSLRTAVGAPFVQAGTDRLGRSDFVVALSLDRDWFSPDQAKRLIDVAASEGLLEPDDDELIATFDLGEVTVPEGFTPDESVLQQRTTFERLLDAVVEAGTDKREAVAAINGLQSDLGVTIETAAVVYARRRGVSVDDQIERVREGL, encoded by the coding sequence ATGAGTCTTCGAACAGCCGTCGGAGCGCCGTTCGTTCAGGCGGGCACCGACCGGCTCGGTCGCAGCGACTTCGTCGTCGCGCTGTCGCTGGACCGGGACTGGTTCTCGCCCGACCAGGCCAAGCGACTGATAGATGTCGCAGCCAGCGAGGGACTCCTCGAACCTGACGATGACGAACTGATCGCGACCTTCGACCTCGGCGAAGTGACCGTCCCCGAGGGGTTCACGCCCGACGAATCGGTCCTGCAACAGCGGACGACCTTCGAGCGGCTCCTCGACGCAGTCGTGGAGGCCGGCACCGACAAGCGCGAGGCGGTCGCGGCGATCAACGGCCTGCAGAGCGACCTCGGCGTGACGATCGAGACGGCCGCAGTCGTCTACGCTCGCCGGAGAGGAGTGTCCGTCGACGACCAGATCGAACGCGTCCGGGAGGGCCTGTGA